From a region of the Hymenobacter jejuensis genome:
- a CDS encoding thiol-disulfide oxidoreductase DCC family protein, translating to MAQSSVTILFDGVCNLCNGFVQFVIEHDAQGRFRFASLQSEAARVLLSAHGTTVAATPETIVLVEDGNVYTHSGAVLRILRQMSGLWPLLYVGIVLPAAFRDAMYRFVARHRYQWFGRQEACMLPTPELTQRFLK from the coding sequence ATGGCCCAGTCGTCCGTCACTATTCTCTTCGATGGCGTTTGCAACCTCTGCAATGGCTTCGTGCAATTCGTCATTGAGCACGATGCGCAGGGGCGGTTTCGCTTTGCCTCGCTGCAGTCGGAAGCGGCTCGCGTGCTGCTGAGCGCGCACGGCACTACGGTAGCTGCCACGCCCGAAACCATCGTGCTGGTCGAAGACGGGAACGTGTACACGCACTCCGGCGCTGTGCTGCGCATCTTGCGTCAGATGAGCGGGTTATGGCCTTTGCTGTACGTGGGCATCGTATTGCCTGCTGCCTTCCGCGACGCGATGTACCGCTTCGTGGCGCGCCATCGCTACCAATGGTTTGGCCGTCAAGAAGCCTGTATGCTGCCTACTCCTGAGCTTACCCAGCGCTTCCTGAAATAA
- a CDS encoding MBL fold metallo-hydrolase, with the protein MPNHANRATTPALQAVVPGVWGLRNVFVNLYFVRTTEAPTGSWVLIDAGLPGSAGKVRHTAEALFGPNARPEAIILTHGHFDHIGALKLAEEWDVPVYAHPLELPYLTGKSSYPPPDPTVGGGGMAAMSVLYPKKPIDLGSRVQPLPADHSVPFLPGWRWIHTPGHTAGHVSFFRDSDRTLLAGDAFVTVKQESVTAVWTQRQEVHGPPAYFTPNWEQARRSVEILTELQPQVAATGHGIPMHGDELRRQLQDLASHFQEKAVPAHGRYVHNPAVINENGVVSVPPETSASLPLWVAGAALAGGLGYLLLRKKKRSKAYGVFNERSMKYKKYNIHDL; encoded by the coding sequence ATGCCAAATCACGCTAATCGCGCTACTACTCCTGCCCTACAGGCCGTAGTGCCCGGAGTTTGGGGCCTACGCAATGTCTTCGTCAACCTCTATTTTGTGCGCACTACCGAAGCCCCGACGGGCTCGTGGGTGCTGATCGATGCGGGCTTGCCAGGATCGGCGGGCAAAGTGCGCCACACCGCAGAAGCGCTTTTTGGGCCTAATGCCCGCCCCGAAGCAATTATTCTGACTCACGGGCACTTCGACCACATCGGAGCCCTCAAGTTGGCCGAAGAATGGGACGTGCCCGTGTACGCGCATCCGCTGGAGCTGCCTTACCTGACCGGCAAATCGTCGTATCCGCCACCCGACCCCACGGTAGGCGGCGGAGGCATGGCTGCGATGTCGGTGCTGTATCCTAAAAAGCCTATTGATTTGGGCAGCCGCGTGCAGCCCCTGCCCGCCGACCATTCGGTGCCCTTCCTGCCCGGCTGGCGCTGGATTCATACGCCGGGCCACACGGCCGGGCACGTATCGTTTTTCCGCGATTCCGACCGCACATTGCTGGCCGGTGATGCTTTCGTGACGGTTAAGCAGGAATCGGTGACGGCTGTGTGGACGCAACGCCAAGAGGTGCACGGCCCGCCTGCCTACTTCACGCCCAACTGGGAACAGGCACGGCGCTCCGTGGAGATTCTGACCGAGCTACAACCGCAAGTAGCGGCCACAGGCCACGGCATCCCGATGCACGGCGACGAGCTGCGGCGGCAGCTGCAAGACCTAGCCAGTCATTTTCAAGAAAAAGCCGTTCCGGCGCACGGCCGCTATGTGCACAACCCTGCTGTGATCAATGAAAACGGCGTAGTATCCGTACCACCCGAAACATCGGCCAGCTTGCCTTTGTGGGTAGCGGGTGCGGCGCTGGCTGGTGGCTTGGGGTATTTGTTGCTGCGCAAAAAGAAGCGCTCTAAAGCATACGGCGTTTTTAACGAACGCTCGATGAAGTACAAGAAGTACAACATCCACGATTTATAG
- a CDS encoding zinc-binding dehydrogenase produces the protein MKALVLDGINQPLQLRDVPTPTPAPGEVLVQLRAAALNHRDVWIQKGQYAGLKFPCILGSDGAGIVAELGEGVDEALRGQAVIINAGHDWGDNPRAQGKSFKILGLPEQGTFAEYVSVAAHYVHPKPEHLSFEQAATLPLGGATAYRAAFTRAGIVAGERVLITGVGGGVALLALQLTLARGAEVWVTSSSAEKIASAQALGAKGGANYKDENWAATLTKQAGGPFDVIIDSAAGPGFGALLDAAAPGGRIVFYGATQGDIPQVTARKIFWKQLSVLGSTMGTEQDFADFVRLVQESKLVPVVDEVFALADGEAAMRRMDNGQQFGKLVLRITE, from the coding sequence ATGAAGGCACTTGTCCTCGATGGCATCAACCAACCGCTGCAACTCCGCGACGTTCCGACTCCCACGCCCGCACCCGGTGAGGTGCTGGTGCAGCTTCGCGCCGCCGCGCTCAACCACCGCGACGTCTGGATTCAGAAGGGGCAATATGCGGGCTTAAAGTTTCCCTGCATTCTTGGGTCCGACGGCGCGGGCATTGTGGCTGAACTGGGTGAGGGAGTTGATGAAGCGCTACGTGGGCAGGCCGTCATCATCAATGCTGGCCACGACTGGGGCGACAACCCGCGCGCGCAGGGCAAAAGCTTCAAGATTCTGGGCTTGCCCGAACAGGGCACGTTTGCTGAGTACGTGAGCGTGGCAGCACATTATGTGCACCCTAAGCCCGAGCATCTGAGTTTCGAGCAAGCCGCTACCTTGCCTCTGGGGGGCGCGACGGCTTACCGGGCCGCCTTCACGCGCGCTGGCATAGTTGCTGGCGAGCGTGTACTGATCACAGGTGTGGGTGGCGGTGTGGCTTTGCTGGCGCTGCAACTGACGCTGGCCCGTGGGGCCGAAGTATGGGTGACTTCTAGCTCGGCCGAAAAAATAGCGAGTGCCCAAGCGCTCGGCGCAAAAGGAGGCGCTAACTACAAAGATGAAAACTGGGCCGCCACGCTAACCAAGCAAGCGGGTGGGCCTTTTGATGTAATTATTGATAGCGCGGCTGGCCCTGGCTTCGGGGCGTTGCTCGACGCAGCTGCGCCGGGCGGACGCATTGTGTTTTACGGCGCTACGCAAGGCGACATCCCGCAGGTTACGGCCCGCAAAATCTTCTGGAAACAGCTTTCCGTGTTGGGCTCAACGATGGGTACCGAGCAAGATTTTGCTGATTTTGTACGCTTGGTGCAGGAGAGCAAACTGGTACCCGTTGTGGACGAGGTTTTTGCTTTGGCCGACGGTGAAGCGGCCATGCGCCGCATGGACAACGGCCAACAATTCGGCAAGCTTGTGCTGCGGATAACTGAGTAG
- a CDS encoding 6-pyruvoyl trahydropterin synthase family protein — MIYVSRQEHFNAAHKLHNPNWSDERNREVFGPCANVNWHGHNYDLIITVKGQPDPETGFVVDLKQLSSVIRESIVDQVDHKNLNLDVPFMQGKLASTENLVVAFWEILYRELPRITTAQLHCIKLYETPRNFVEYYGEAN; from the coding sequence ATGATTTACGTCAGCCGTCAGGAGCACTTTAACGCCGCTCACAAGCTGCACAACCCCAATTGGTCCGACGAGCGCAACCGCGAGGTGTTTGGCCCCTGCGCCAACGTCAACTGGCACGGGCACAACTACGACCTCATTATTACGGTGAAAGGCCAACCCGACCCCGAAACGGGTTTTGTGGTCGACCTCAAGCAACTCAGTTCGGTAATTCGCGAAAGTATTGTAGATCAGGTAGATCACAAAAATCTCAACCTCGACGTGCCTTTCATGCAGGGCAAACTGGCCAGCACCGAAAACCTGGTAGTGGCTTTTTGGGAAATTCTCTACCGCGAATTGCCACGCATCACGACCGCGCAGCTGCATTGCATCAAGCTCTACGAAACGCCTCGCAACTTCGTCGAATACTACGGCGAGGCCAATTAA
- a CDS encoding DoxX family membrane protein has protein sequence MKLTTPEQAFVLGRLLMGANMLTHGLVRLPKVEGVRAGMVKMFEPTWLPAALVGVFASALPYIEFGIGLLLILGLFTRYALTAGMLLMIVLVFGTSLREDWNTVGVQMVYGLFFFLLILYSNHNPYSLDFWRRGRVKS, from the coding sequence ATGAAACTTACCACTCCCGAGCAGGCTTTCGTGCTGGGCCGCCTGCTGATGGGCGCCAACATGCTGACCCACGGCCTCGTACGACTGCCCAAAGTGGAAGGGGTGCGCGCCGGCATGGTAAAAATGTTTGAGCCCACGTGGCTGCCGGCCGCGCTGGTTGGTGTTTTTGCGTCGGCACTGCCGTACATCGAGTTCGGCATCGGCCTGCTCCTGATCCTGGGGTTGTTTACGCGGTATGCCCTCACGGCCGGCATGCTCCTGATGATAGTGCTTGTCTTCGGAACTTCCTTACGCGAAGACTGGAACACAGTGGGTGTGCAGATGGTGTATGGGCTCTTTTTCTTCCTGCTTATCCTGTATTCCAATCACAATCCCTACAGCCTCGATTTCTGGCGCCGCGGACGAGTGAAAAGCTGA
- a CDS encoding RES domain-containing protein: MAAHRPNSHHPPAAVAEETQYKLASLQHLDLRKHSIDDLVVRVQDLLEGHVLRTIEFEPGLLLYRGVMCNELPQRICDVSYPPAEVITRDQRANRAGQPIFYCSATWHPPFFEAGVKPGDQIVISRWKSRGPLRIVSFGYADISADDPHSDRNKALKDALAQLPETARPVAEFLTNTFTKTVHDDNQHHYRLSVAVAEACQLGSAFDGLLYPSAAMPSTAHNLALHPSCIDEGKLTLQYVEHLVVNGVETETIDVRSLDFANRSEPDGRLCWLGRPGNWVLREGGEAADCRYENHRWTTSAPS, encoded by the coding sequence ATGGCCGCCCATCGCCCAAATAGCCACCACCCGCCGGCAGCCGTAGCAGAAGAAACCCAATATAAGCTTGCCTCTCTGCAGCATCTCGATCTGCGCAAGCATTCCATTGATGACTTGGTGGTGCGCGTGCAAGACCTGCTGGAGGGCCACGTTCTGCGCACCATTGAGTTTGAGCCAGGTCTGTTGCTGTACCGTGGAGTAATGTGTAATGAATTGCCCCAGCGAATCTGCGATGTTTCGTATCCGCCTGCCGAGGTCATTACCCGCGACCAACGTGCCAACCGCGCCGGTCAGCCTATCTTTTATTGCAGCGCGACGTGGCACCCGCCGTTTTTCGAAGCAGGCGTGAAGCCCGGCGACCAGATCGTGATCAGTCGCTGGAAAAGCCGGGGGCCGTTGCGCATTGTTAGTTTTGGCTACGCCGACATCAGTGCCGACGACCCGCACTCCGACCGCAACAAGGCGTTGAAAGACGCGCTAGCGCAGTTGCCCGAAACTGCGCGACCCGTTGCCGAGTTCCTGACTAACACCTTCACCAAAACCGTCCACGACGACAACCAGCATCACTACCGGCTCTCGGTGGCCGTAGCCGAAGCCTGCCAGTTGGGCAGCGCCTTCGATGGATTGCTGTATCCGTCGGCGGCCATGCCCAGTACGGCGCACAATCTGGCTCTGCATCCGAGCTGCATCGACGAAGGCAAGCTCACCTTGCAATACGTTGAGCATTTGGTGGTTAACGGGGTTGAAACAGAAACCATTGACGTTCGCTCACTGGATTTTGCCAACCGCAGCGAACCCGATGGGCGCTTGTGCTGGCTGGGGCGACCGGGCAACTGGGTGCTGCGTGAGGGCGGCGAAGCAGCAGACTGCCGCTATGAAAATCACCGCTGGACAACCAGCGCCCCCTCTTAA
- a CDS encoding HTTM domain-containing protein codes for MLPRALAFIRRPFVVDLRALAMLRAGIATVILIDLVIRSTDLEAHYSNMGVLPLQVLYEHVWNPYMFSLHTISGLWQVQAVLFLLSGAFAVALLVGYKTRLSTILAWIMLVSVQNRNVLIGQGGDDLLRMLLFWGIFLPWGRVYSVDSKDKPLPETYNYFSPATVAYIVQIALVYWCTALLKSAPEWSKDGTAIYYALSLDQVLMPGGKLIYPYPMLLKYMTLGVYYTEMLIPFALFIPFRVTWWRLLFVTVIFFFHLGISLTLFVGLFFLINWASILGLLPPLAINWLEDKLLPRAKRLGPQLARLRPHLPAWRLPVQIRFEATVHHTNESRELLRYVRDTFVSVLLVYVCWWNLDSIANEKWLMSDKMRWFGYLFRTDQHWGMFAPAVFKDDGWYILDGITPTGQHIDLNRKGRPTTEQKPRSVMRLFKNDRWRKYSENYLFIDNMYMRPYYCNYLLRIWNEDKSHPPVNHLDVIYMKEVTQPDYKPVVPTHENLCSCEVPTPIAPPAKVAAGQ; via the coding sequence ATGCTGCCTCGTGCACTGGCTTTTATCCGTCGTCCTTTTGTTGTTGATCTGCGCGCGCTGGCCATGCTGCGAGCGGGCATTGCAACGGTTATTCTGATTGATCTGGTTATCCGCAGCACCGATCTGGAGGCGCATTACTCCAACATGGGGGTGCTGCCATTGCAGGTGCTGTACGAGCACGTCTGGAACCCCTACATGTTTTCGCTGCACACCATCAGCGGGTTGTGGCAGGTGCAGGCGGTGTTATTTCTGCTGTCGGGAGCGTTTGCGGTGGCCTTGCTGGTGGGTTACAAAACGCGCCTGTCCACCATCCTGGCTTGGATCATGCTCGTGTCGGTGCAGAATCGCAACGTACTGATCGGGCAAGGCGGCGACGATTTGCTGCGAATGCTGCTGTTTTGGGGCATCTTTCTGCCGTGGGGACGCGTGTATTCCGTCGATAGCAAAGACAAGCCCTTACCCGAAACCTACAACTACTTCAGCCCGGCCACGGTAGCCTACATCGTGCAGATCGCGCTGGTGTATTGGTGCACGGCGCTGCTGAAAAGCGCGCCCGAATGGAGCAAAGACGGCACTGCCATCTACTATGCCCTCAGCCTCGATCAGGTGTTGATGCCCGGCGGGAAATTGATTTATCCTTATCCTATGCTACTGAAGTACATGACGTTGGGCGTGTACTACACCGAAATGCTGATTCCGTTTGCGTTGTTCATCCCCTTCCGCGTGACGTGGTGGCGGCTGCTGTTCGTGACGGTCATTTTCTTCTTCCACCTCGGCATCAGCCTTACGCTGTTTGTGGGGTTATTTTTCCTGATCAACTGGGCTTCGATTCTGGGGTTGTTGCCACCCTTGGCTATTAACTGGCTCGAAGACAAGCTGTTGCCGCGAGCCAAACGATTGGGCCCGCAACTGGCCCGCCTGCGACCCCACTTGCCAGCTTGGCGCCTGCCTGTACAGATTCGCTTTGAAGCCACCGTGCACCACACCAACGAAAGCCGCGAGCTGCTACGCTACGTACGCGACACCTTCGTGAGCGTGCTGCTGGTGTATGTCTGCTGGTGGAACCTCGACAGCATTGCCAACGAGAAGTGGCTGATGTCGGACAAGATGCGGTGGTTCGGCTATTTGTTCCGCACCGACCAGCACTGGGGCATGTTTGCGCCGGCCGTGTTCAAAGACGACGGCTGGTACATTCTGGACGGCATCACCCCCACCGGCCAGCACATCGACCTCAACCGCAAAGGCCGGCCCACAACCGAGCAGAAGCCGCGTTCGGTAATGCGGCTGTTTAAGAACGACCGCTGGCGCAAATACAGCGAGAATTACCTCTTTATCGACAACATGTACATGCGGCCCTACTACTGCAATTACCTGTTGCGTATCTGGAACGAAGACAAATCGCATCCGCCTGTAAATCACTTAGATGTGATCTACATGAAAGAGGTAACCCAACCCGATTACAAACCGGTAGTGCCTACACACGAGAATCTGTGCTCGTGCGAAGTACCCACGCCTATTGCACCGCCGGCCAAAGTGGCAGCTGGGCAGTAG
- the rfaD gene encoding ADP-glyceromanno-heptose 6-epimerase, producing MIVVTGAAGFIASCLVTRLNAANFNDIVVVDNFTVERKLINLKGKRLSEYVDREEFFGWLDKNHEQVEFIFHIGARTDTTEQNRDVLNVLNLDYSKQMWLACCRYQLPLVYASSAATYGSGTLGYSDDDALLPLLRPLNPYGDSKNDFDNWAIAQPEKPFFWAGLKFFNVYGPNEYHKGRMASVIFHAFEQIRRTGSMQLFRSHNPDYADGEQKRDFVYVKDVVEVCFFLMQNRKNSGIYNLGTGEARTFMDLTLNTFAALDRTADITFKDTPEDIRDTYQYFTQAEMQKLRNIGYDKPFTRLEDGINDYVRNYLVPGSYL from the coding sequence ATGATCGTCGTCACCGGCGCGGCCGGCTTCATCGCCAGCTGCCTTGTTACCCGCCTCAATGCCGCCAATTTCAATGATATCGTGGTGGTCGACAACTTCACCGTTGAGCGCAAGCTCATCAATCTGAAAGGCAAACGCCTGTCGGAATACGTCGACCGGGAAGAGTTCTTCGGGTGGCTGGATAAAAACCACGAACAGGTCGAGTTTATCTTCCATATCGGAGCCCGAACCGACACCACCGAGCAAAACCGCGACGTGCTGAATGTGCTCAATCTCGACTACTCGAAGCAGATGTGGCTGGCTTGCTGTCGCTATCAGTTGCCTTTGGTATATGCCTCATCAGCAGCCACTTACGGATCGGGCACACTCGGTTATTCCGACGACGACGCATTGCTGCCGCTATTGCGGCCGCTCAACCCCTACGGCGACTCGAAAAACGATTTCGACAACTGGGCGATTGCGCAGCCCGAAAAGCCGTTTTTCTGGGCGGGGCTGAAGTTTTTTAATGTGTACGGCCCCAACGAGTACCATAAGGGCCGGATGGCCTCCGTGATATTTCATGCTTTTGAGCAAATCCGCCGCACGGGGTCCATGCAGCTGTTTCGGTCGCACAACCCCGATTATGCCGATGGCGAGCAAAAACGGGATTTTGTTTATGTAAAAGACGTGGTGGAAGTGTGTTTCTTCCTGATGCAAAACCGCAAAAACTCCGGCATCTATAATCTGGGAACGGGCGAGGCGCGCACTTTCATGGATCTGACCCTGAATACCTTCGCCGCCCTCGACCGAACTGCCGACATCACCTTCAAAGACACCCCGGAGGACATTCGCGATACCTATCAATACTTCACGCAGGCCGAGATGCAGAAACTGCGCAACATTGGCTACGACAAGCCCTTTACGCGCCTAGAAGACGGCATAAACGATTACGTGCGCAATTATCTGGTGCCAGGAAGCTACCTATAA
- a CDS encoding ABC transporter substrate-binding protein: MLHSFRRLLPLLALLIACQPDRKPAVKAPAASQKLTDGLGRSVTVPAQPRRIMALAASMTEMLYAVADTAGIIARTQVCNYPAAVLRKPMVSSYPLDMERLVALHPDVVFTIEGITSLDDAARLQQLGVPVYYQRYERVTDIFRGLRDLGRILHRESQARHLTDSLSAELEKIKRNQPVTGPIPRVLAITWQDPIYVYGQNTLFTDRIRLAGGENAVTEKFAQPYPALTREYILKLNPDVLLGGRFGKLDSTFFRMYPELRRIKAYQTRRVFAITGDLMERPSPRVVESVRELQRLLQQKP; the protein is encoded by the coding sequence ATGCTCCATTCGTTCCGCCGTTTGCTGCCGTTGCTTGCGCTCTTGATTGCCTGCCAACCCGACCGGAAACCGGCTGTAAAGGCTCCTGCCGCTTCCCAAAAGCTCACCGATGGTCTGGGCCGTAGTGTGACGGTGCCCGCGCAGCCGCGACGCATCATGGCGTTGGCAGCTTCCATGACGGAGATGCTGTATGCGGTGGCCGATACGGCTGGTATCATTGCCCGTACGCAAGTCTGTAACTATCCGGCGGCTGTGCTCCGAAAGCCCATGGTTAGTAGCTACCCGCTCGATATGGAGCGGTTGGTGGCCCTGCATCCCGATGTGGTGTTTACCATAGAAGGCATCACTTCCCTCGACGATGCCGCCCGCCTGCAACAATTGGGCGTGCCCGTATATTATCAACGCTATGAGCGGGTTACGGATATTTTTCGGGGTCTGCGTGATCTGGGCCGCATTCTGCACCGCGAGTCACAAGCCCGCCACCTCACCGATTCGCTGAGTGCGGAATTAGAAAAGATAAAACGCAACCAGCCTGTTACTGGCCCAATTCCGCGGGTGCTGGCCATCACTTGGCAAGACCCGATTTACGTGTATGGGCAAAACACACTGTTCACGGACCGGATTCGGCTGGCGGGCGGTGAGAACGCCGTGACGGAGAAGTTTGCCCAGCCGTATCCGGCGCTCACGCGCGAGTACATTCTTAAGCTCAACCCCGACGTGCTGCTAGGTGGCCGCTTTGGCAAACTAGACAGTACTTTTTTCCGAATGTATCCAGAGCTGCGCCGCATTAAGGCCTACCAGACACGCCGTGTCTTTGCCATCACCGGCGACCTGATGGAGCGCCCCAGCCCACGGGTAGTCGAGTCGGTGCGCGAATTGCAGCGGTTGCTCCAGCAGAAACCATGA
- a CDS encoding FecCD family ABC transporter permease, translating into MNRSAAPWILLSLLLTAALMAAGLRIGSFDTSYVLIWKALTQYNSADPAQLVLVQLRLPRLLLAFLAGGGLAFSGYLMQAMVNNSLADPYLIGTASGASLGAIICFSLFSTLTLAGFYLPPVAALAGGLVTTLVVVVLGTQRGQLIPAQLLLAGVAVSSLTTALGGLLTFRSTTEGKLRTVVFWAMGSFERAGWDLLPYPAVALAVALVLFLFLQKDLSILLLGEERAQALGVNVARTRWLLVITASALTGCVVALCGPIGFVGLTIPHVTRWLLGVTGRANLLFCALLGGNFLLACDLLARLLYPPAGLPVGLVTALFGVPFFVYLLRKRDLRT; encoded by the coding sequence ATGAATCGCTCTGCCGCTCCCTGGATTTTGCTGAGCCTGCTGCTCACGGCTGCTCTCATGGCAGCGGGCCTGCGCATTGGCAGCTTCGACACGAGCTACGTCTTGATCTGGAAGGCTTTAACGCAATACAACTCCGCCGATCCGGCTCAGCTAGTGCTGGTGCAACTGCGGTTGCCGCGTTTGCTTCTGGCCTTTTTGGCCGGTGGTGGGCTGGCATTCAGCGGCTATTTGATGCAGGCCATGGTCAATAATTCGCTGGCCGATCCTTACTTGATCGGGACGGCATCGGGGGCCTCCTTAGGCGCTATTATCTGCTTTTCACTTTTCAGTACGCTTACGTTGGCGGGCTTTTATCTGCCTCCTGTGGCCGCCCTGGCTGGCGGGTTGGTCACAACGCTGGTAGTAGTGGTGCTCGGAACGCAGCGCGGGCAGCTCATTCCAGCGCAACTGTTACTGGCTGGAGTAGCCGTCAGTTCGCTCACCACGGCCCTGGGCGGCCTGCTGACGTTTCGGTCCACTACCGAAGGCAAGCTCCGGACGGTCGTATTCTGGGCCATGGGCAGCTTCGAGCGAGCGGGCTGGGATCTGCTGCCTTATCCGGCCGTGGCTTTGGCAGTTGCGTTGGTGCTATTTCTGTTTTTGCAGAAAGACTTGAGCATCTTACTATTAGGCGAAGAACGCGCGCAAGCCTTAGGCGTAAACGTAGCTCGCACTCGGTGGCTGCTGGTTATTACGGCCTCGGCGCTTACGGGCTGCGTAGTAGCATTGTGCGGACCAATCGGGTTTGTTGGGCTTACCATTCCGCACGTAACGCGGTGGCTGCTGGGTGTTACCGGGCGGGCCAACCTGCTATTTTGTGCCCTGCTTGGTGGTAATTTTTTGCTCGCCTGCGATCTATTGGCGCGCTTGCTCTACCCACCTGCTGGCTTGCCCGTGGGGCTAGTAACGGCCCTGTTCGGCGTACCGTTCTTTGTATATTTGCTGCGGAAAAGGGATTTAAGGACCTAA
- a CDS encoding FAD/NAD(P)-binding protein, which translates to MLAMQLAQLPGGPYDWNVHLVEPRPLLGPGLAYTARRPEYLLNVQSEFLSPFPDQPNHFVEWLQENHMAVCEDHFCPRQLYGRYLQEMVSAILPKPAANGMQFSWHPQAGVLAKVAPDGQSAQVRFSSGRELRSDMVVLALGNFPPIAPTGHSDQHLVHPRYHGNPWAPGALRDIGPQDSVLLIGSGLTAVDILLGLRDDGHRAPIKVVSRHKRWPAAHVRADVSYPSFYEEELAGLTTVVEVLRVVRKHVREAAEQGIDWRPVLDSLRPDTGKIWAAWPLQEQKRFLRHLVSLWTVLRHRSPPQNATIVREMVGKGSVVMQAGRVKQIEERGDDLAVLVEKGQTQEWLLARHVISCTGPLLDYSIIADPLVKSMREEGYLVPDPLHLGILTDENGALLNTEGEVSELFFTLGPSRRPAYFESTSVPELREQAVALAQHLGQKMAIEHAH; encoded by the coding sequence ATGTTAGCAATGCAGCTGGCACAGCTACCCGGTGGCCCTTACGACTGGAACGTACACCTAGTCGAGCCGCGACCGCTGCTGGGTCCTGGGCTTGCTTACACGGCACGCCGCCCGGAATATTTGCTTAACGTGCAGTCGGAGTTCCTGAGCCCGTTTCCGGATCAACCAAACCACTTTGTGGAATGGCTGCAGGAAAATCACATGGCGGTATGTGAGGATCATTTTTGTCCTCGACAACTCTATGGGCGCTATTTGCAGGAAATGGTTTCGGCTATTTTGCCGAAGCCGGCTGCCAACGGCATGCAGTTTAGCTGGCACCCGCAGGCTGGTGTTTTGGCGAAAGTGGCTCCTGACGGACAATCGGCTCAAGTGCGCTTTAGCAGCGGTCGTGAGCTGCGCAGCGATATGGTGGTACTGGCGCTCGGCAACTTCCCACCGATCGCGCCCACCGGCCACAGCGATCAGCATCTGGTGCATCCGCGCTATCATGGTAACCCCTGGGCACCGGGCGCCCTCCGCGACATCGGCCCCCAGGATTCGGTGTTGCTTATAGGCTCCGGCCTTACTGCTGTCGACATTCTCTTGGGCTTGCGCGACGATGGTCACCGGGCACCAATCAAAGTGGTGTCGCGCCATAAGCGTTGGCCAGCCGCGCATGTGCGTGCCGACGTATCCTACCCAAGTTTTTACGAAGAAGAGTTAGCCGGACTCACAACGGTAGTGGAAGTGCTGCGGGTAGTGCGAAAACACGTGCGGGAAGCCGCCGAACAAGGCATTGACTGGCGCCCCGTACTCGACTCGCTCCGGCCCGACACCGGTAAGATTTGGGCGGCTTGGCCGTTGCAGGAGCAAAAGCGTTTCCTGCGCCACTTGGTTTCGCTCTGGACCGTGCTGCGTCATCGGAGCCCGCCTCAGAACGCGACCATCGTGCGCGAAATGGTCGGGAAAGGATCCGTGGTGATGCAGGCTGGCCGAGTCAAGCAGATCGAAGAGCGCGGCGACGACCTAGCGGTACTGGTGGAAAAAGGCCAAACGCAGGAGTGGCTCCTGGCCCGCCACGTAATTTCGTGTACCGGTCCCTTGCTCGACTACAGCATAATCGCCGATCCACTGGTAAAGAGCATGCGCGAAGAAGGCTATTTGGTCCCCGACCCGTTGCATCTGGGCATTCTTACCGACGAAAACGGCGCGTTGCTCAACACGGAGGGCGAAGTCTCGGAGTTGTTTTTCACGCTTGGCCCAAGCCGCCGCCCAGCTTACTTCGAGTCAACTTCGGTGCCCGAACTGCGCGAGCAAGCGGTGGCGCTGGCCCAGCACCTCGGCCAGAAAATGGCCATTGAACACGCACACTAA
- a CDS encoding DUF4126 family protein: MSQQFWQTLALGSLAGMRSMSAPAALSHGLQKNRSAALGSSLLRFMQSPTAATTLKVAAGAEMIGDKLPGMPDRTAPAILGGRILSGALVGATAYKAKGANAAVGAALGGVMAVAATFGALFLRKSLDKATGFPDVVWGLAEDGLVLTSSRAIAKDVRGKKKKTAKAKKIKY; this comes from the coding sequence ATGTCACAGCAATTTTGGCAAACCCTGGCCTTGGGGTCGTTGGCCGGTATGCGGAGCATGAGTGCGCCTGCCGCGCTCAGCCACGGTCTTCAGAAAAATCGTTCGGCGGCGTTGGGTAGTTCGCTACTTCGCTTCATGCAGTCGCCTACTGCCGCAACCACTTTGAAAGTAGCGGCTGGCGCAGAAATGATCGGTGACAAACTTCCTGGCATGCCCGACCGTACCGCCCCGGCGATTCTGGGCGGCCGCATTTTGTCGGGTGCTCTGGTTGGGGCGACGGCTTACAAAGCCAAAGGCGCAAACGCGGCAGTAGGCGCAGCGTTGGGGGGCGTAATGGCCGTAGCGGCCACCTTTGGGGCTCTGTTCCTACGCAAAAGCCTGGACAAAGCCACTGGCTTTCCGGATGTGGTGTGGGGCCTTGCCGAAGATGGCTTGGTGCTGACCAGCTCCCGAGCCATTGCCAAAGACGTGCGTGGTAAAAAGAAAAAGACAGCGAAAGCCAAGAAGATAAAATATTGA